One window of Triticum dicoccoides isolate Atlit2015 ecotype Zavitan chromosome 5A, WEW_v2.0, whole genome shotgun sequence genomic DNA carries:
- the LOC119301362 gene encoding probable protein arginine N-methyltransferase 1, translating to MDRRKGSGSRDANGGLAEATASRLRFEDADEVAGEVGMEVEESPAAPGEEVIGNDKTSADYYFDSYSHFGIHEEMLKDVVRTRSYQNVITQNNFLFKDKIVLDVGAGTGILSLFCAKAGAKHVYAIECSQMADMAKEIVKTNGFSEVITVIKGKVEEIELPVPKVDVIISEWMGYFLLFENMLDTVLFARDKWLADDGVVLPDKASLHLTAIEDAEYKEDKIEFWNNVYGFDMSCIKKQAMMEPLVDTVDQNQIVTNCQLLKTMDISKMSSGDASFTVPFKLVAERNDFIHALVAYFNVSFTKCHKLMGFSTGPRSKSTHWKQTVLYLEDVVTICEGETLSGSMTVANNKKNPRDIDITLKYAINGNRCKVSRTQHYKMR from the exons ATGGATCGGCGCAAGGGCAGCGGCAGCCGCGACGCCAACGGCGGCCTCGCGGAGGCGACGGCGTCCAGGCTCAGGTTCGAGGACGCCGACGAGGTGGCCGGGGAGGTCGggatggaggtggaggagagccccGCCGCGCCCGGGGAGGAGGTCATCGGCAACGACAAGACCAGCGCCGACTACTACTTCGACTCCTACTCCCACTTCG GTATTCATGAA GAAATGCTAAAAGATGTTGTTCGGACAAGATCATATCAAAATGTTATCACCCAGAATAACTTTCTTTTCAAGGACAAAATAGTCCTTGATGTTGGTGCTGGGACCGGTATCCTATCACTTTTTTGTGCGAAGGCAGGAGCTAAGCATGTCTATGCG ATTGAATGCTCACAGATGGCGGACATGGCAAAGGAAATtgtgaaaacaaatggattttctgAAG TCATTACGGTAATAAAAGGGAAAGTTGAAGAAATTGAGCTTCCTGTCCCAAAAGTAGATGTCATAATCTCTGAATGGATGGGTTATTTCCTCCTGTTTGAGAATATGTTGGACACTGTTCTTTTTGCACGTGATAAATGGCTG GCTGATGATGGTGTTGTCCTGCCAGACAAAGCCTCTTTACATCTTACTGCAATTGAAGATGCAGAAtacaaggaggacaaaattgaat TTTGGAATAATGTGTATGGCTTTGATATGAGCTGTATTAAGAAACAGGCAATGATGGAGCCACTTGTAGATACTGTGGATCAAAATCAGATCGTCACTAACTGTCAGTTACTGAAG ACGATGGATATTTCCAAGATGTCATCTGGGGATGCATCATTTACTGTGCCGTTCAAATTGGTAGCAGAGCGTAATGACTTCATCCATGCTCTTGTTGCTTACTTTAACGTGTCATTCACCAAATGCCATAAGCTGATGGGCTTCTCGACAG GGCCCAGATCAAAGTCCACTCACTGGAAGCAGACTGTTCTGTATCTCGAGGATGTGGTAACTATCTGCGAGGGAGAGACTCTGTCGGGCAGCATGACAGTTGCAAACAACAAAAAGAACCCTCGGGACATCGACATTACGCTGAAATACGCCATAAACGGCAATAGGTGCAAGGTGTCCAGAACACAACACTACAAGATGCGGTGA